One Pleuronectes platessa chromosome 9, fPlePla1.1, whole genome shotgun sequence genomic region harbors:
- the pfn2b gene encoding LOW QUALITY PROTEIN: profilin-2 (The sequence of the model RefSeq protein was modified relative to this genomic sequence to represent the inferred CDS: inserted 1 base in 1 codon; deleted 1 base in 1 codon; substituted 1 base at 1 genomic stop codon): MAARRTTTQAEGFSGDYTQAPVRSQRLLFVAETRRKPGRDGAXGVLLAGGPLDHRXIPLPLSVLVARETFCDPTHQLHPRTNFFNMSWQSYVDNLMADGSCQDAAIVGYTDAKYVWASFVGGTFANITPEEIDVLIGKDREAFFTSGMTLGVKKCSVIRDSLHLDGDWTMDIRTKSQGGEPTYNVSVGKAGKAMVFVMGKEGVHGGQLNKKAFQMAEYLRKSGY; the protein is encoded by the exons ATGGCAGCGCGGCGAACGACGACCCAGGCGGAGGGA TTTAGCGGGGACTACACCCAAGCGCCTGTCCGATCGCAGCGACTCCTCTTCGTTGCTGAGACCAGAAGAAAGCCGGGACGTGACGGAG GGGGTGTTTTACTTGCTGGAGGCCCGTTAGACCACCGATAAATTCCGCTTCCTCTCAGTGTCCTCGTCGCCAGAGAGACGTTTTGTGACCCGACGCACCAGCTTCATCCTAGAACTAATTTCTTCAACATGTCCTGGCAAAGCTACGTGGACAACCTGATGGCTGACGGCAGCTGTCAGGACGCGGCCATTGTTGGGTACACGGACGCCAAATACGTCTGGGCATCGTTTGTCGGCGGTACATTTGCCAACATAACG cctgAAGAAATTGACGTGCTAATAGGAAAGGACCGAGAGGCATTCTTCACCAGTGGGATGACCTTAGGTGTTAAAAAATGCTCCGTAATCAGAGACAGCCTCCACCTTGATGGCGACTGGACAATGGACATCCGGACAAAGAGTCAAGGCGGAGAGCCAACATACAACGTTTCTGTAGGCAAAGCCGGCAAAG CAATGGTTTTTGTCATGGGGAAGGAAGGTGtccatggagggcagctcaacAAGAAAGCTTTTCAGATGGCTGAGTACCTGAGGAAGTCCGGATACTAA